In the genome of Streptomyces aquilus, the window CGAGCTGCGGGCCGCGCTGTCCCCGGCGACCGCCGGCGACCCGGTCACCAGGGCCTACGCGGGCATTCGCGACCTTCAGCCGCAGCCCGGGCCGTACCTGTGGACGGACCTCAGCCAGCTCGACAACTACCCGTCGAACGCCTGCGCGATCTCCATCGCGCAACAGGCCCTGGGCGGGATGGACACGGAAGGGGACGTCAACATCGACGTCATCACCACGGCCGGTGCGATCTGGGAGACCACGTGTGACGTGAGCACCAGCGACATCACGCTGACCTGTGAGGACGACTGGACCCTGGTGAACCGGCAGCCCGCGCCCGGCGCCGTGAACGGCGGGACCGTCGTCCCGTAGCACCGCCGCAAGGGGGTGTCCGGCAGCATGTCAGGACTGCCGGGCGCCCCCTGCCGCGCCGACGCGCTCCAGCAGACTCACCGTCATCCCCGTCACCGGCGTGCTCGTCGAGATCCTGTACCGGCTGCGCAGGGCCCCCGCCTGCGCCGGGTCGATCGCGTTGAAGGGGAAGTCGGTGCCCTGCGTCAGCAGCCAGATGCGGCGCTCGCCCTTCAGACACAGCTCCGGGACGGAGCACTGGGCCGGGTAGAGGTCGTCGATCTGGGCCGGCGTCCGCGTCCGAAAGACGTCCCGCAGCTCCAGGTCACGCGGCAGGTAGTAGCGCACACCACCGTCGAGCTGCCAGCTGTCGAAACGGTCGTAGACGACCGCGTCCCCGGGCCGGTGGAGCCGCTCGATCACCTCGGCCGCCGCCGCGTAGTCGAGGGGCACCGGGGCGTTGTGCTCGAAGGGCTGCCGCAGCTGCCGCTGGTCCGGCAGGGCGAGCAGCGCCAGCGCCACGACGGCCACCGCTGCCGCCTTCCAGGAACGCCGGGCCGCGGCCAGCCCCGAGCCGGCCGGCAGCGCCCAGGCCGGGAGGGTGAACAGGACGTAGACGCCGCGGAAGTAGGAGACCTCGCCGTGCGAGGCGGCCCAGACCAGGGCCGGGGGCAGCAGCGCCCAGGTGCCGCACAGCAGCAGGGGTGCCCTGCGCTCCGAGCGGGCCGCCAGGGCGAGCGCGATGAGGGCTCCGGCGCACAGCGCGGAGGCGAAGACCTCGCCGGGGAGGGAGAGCAGTGCCCAGCCGTCGGGCGCCGGGACCCAGTACAGCTGGCGTCCGGCCTGGGAGCGGCCGAGCAGGGCGAGCGGGGTGACCGTCGCTGCGGCCGCCGTCAGGGCGAGGCCGGCCCGCCACCACAGGGAGCGGTCGCGGCGCGCGTGGGCGGCGAGCAGACAGAGGTGGGCGATCACGACGGAGAGCGCGATCAGGTGCAGCAGCCCGGTGAGGGCCAGCGCGAGCGCGTAGGCGGCCCAGCGCCAGGGGCCGCGCGGCCGGTCCAGGGCGCGGAGCAGCAGGAGCGTGGCGCCGGCGACGGCCAGCATCACCAGCGCGTACGAGCGGGCTTCCTGGCCGTAGCGGCTCACGGCCGGGACGAGCGCGAAGAGGAACCCGGCCAGAATTCCGGCCCGATATCCGAAGAGCCGGTTCCCGAGGAGTGCCACGACGGCCGCCGTCCCCGCCACCGCGAACAGGGAAGGAAGCCGCAGCGAAAGAACGGAATCCCCGAAGAGCTTCACCCATCCGTGCATCAGCAGGTAATAGGTGCCGTGTACGGCGTCGACATTGCGCAGCGTGGCGAGAATCCGGCCGGTGTCCCGGCTGGCCATGTCCCAGGTGACCAGCTCGTCGCGGCCGAGCAGCGGACCGGTCAGCCCGAAGCCGCCCAGGCCCAGGGTGAGGGCGAACGGCGCCGCCCACAGCAGCACGCGGCCGCGCACGGACACGTCCGCGACAGCGGGACGGAATTCTTCGCGAGGCGGGGGAAGCTGCGCGGCGATGACCATGGGAATACCTATACCTGCCATTCCACCAGTGGCTGCTTGCACGCACCCCCGGCGCCGGATAATTTCACCGGGCGGTCCTTTTCCGCAGAGAAAAGAAAATGCCATGAATAACACAAACGCGGTCTGCCTCAATATGATCGTCAAGGACGAGGCGCATGTGATCCGACGCTGCCTCGAGTCCGTACGACCCCTCGTCGACAGCTGGGTGATCCTGGACACCGGCTCGACCGACGGCACCCAGGACATCGTCCGCGAGACCCTCGCCGACCTGCCCGGGGCGCTGTACGAGAGCCCTTTCCGCGGCTTCGGCGCGAGCC includes:
- a CDS encoding glycosyltransferase family 39 protein — encoded protein: MAGIGIPMVIAAQLPPPREEFRPAVADVSVRGRVLLWAAPFALTLGLGGFGLTGPLLGRDELVTWDMASRDTGRILATLRNVDAVHGTYYLLMHGWVKLFGDSVLSLRLPSLFAVAGTAAVVALLGNRLFGYRAGILAGFLFALVPAVSRYGQEARSYALVMLAVAGATLLLLRALDRPRGPWRWAAYALALALTGLLHLIALSVVIAHLCLLAAHARRDRSLWWRAGLALTAAAATVTPLALLGRSQAGRQLYWVPAPDGWALLSLPGEVFASALCAGALIALALAARSERRAPLLLCGTWALLPPALVWAASHGEVSYFRGVYVLFTLPAWALPAGSGLAAARRSWKAAAVAVVALALLALPDQRQLRQPFEHNAPVPLDYAAAAEVIERLHRPGDAVVYDRFDSWQLDGGVRYYLPRDLELRDVFRTRTPAQIDDLYPAQCSVPELCLKGERRIWLLTQGTDFPFNAIDPAQAGALRSRYRISTSTPVTGMTVSLLERVGAAGGARQS